From one Gemmobacter sp. genomic stretch:
- a CDS encoding twin-arginine translocation signal domain-containing protein codes for MTMKNLITSRRSFIAGATATAGVLAAPGLLRAQTPQHRHQLLGWALAGGGQGEPVRPLHRRHRGENRNCLARVLCQAGAAGEDRGL; via the coding sequence ATGACAATGAAAAACCTGATCACCAGCCGCCGCAGCTTCATCGCCGGCGCCACGGCCACGGCAGGGGTGCTGGCCGCCCCCGGCCTGCTGCGCGCCCAGACCCCGCAGCATCGCCATCAACTCCTGGGGTGGGCCCTGGCTGGAGGCGGCCAAGGCGAACCTGTTCGACCCCTTCACCGCCGCCACCGGGGTGAAAATCGAAACTGTCTCGCCCGTGTCCTTTGCCAAGCTGGCGCAGCAGGTGAAGACCGGGGTCTATGA
- a CDS encoding membrane dipeptidase — translation MIIDGLQCGHFDRASFQGLQRAGVLGVVNTTGFWEGTVESLDNLAKWRDLVRANADLCEIATSADQIRAIAASGRVAVIIGFQNANLFEGRIRLVEMWAELGVRVVQLTYNNQNDLAGSCYEDEDSGLARYGRQVIKEMNRAGILVDCSHVGNRSTLMAIEASEQPIAVTHANADSLFPHKRNKSDDVLRALKDTGGVIGCASYRNITGDHYCKTIENWCEMIARTVDIAGIDSVAIGTDRSHNFTAPDYAWMRTGRWTRGVDYGAGSATNAGKAAPPDWFQTLDDMAVIPGGLKSAGFDQAEIDKITHGNWLRLYAQTFRA, via the coding sequence ATGATCATCGACGGATTGCAATGCGGCCATTTCGACCGCGCCTCGTTCCAGGGCCTGCAACGCGCGGGCGTGCTGGGAGTGGTCAACACCACCGGCTTCTGGGAAGGCACGGTTGAATCCCTGGACAACCTTGCGAAATGGCGCGACCTGGTACGCGCCAACGCCGACCTGTGCGAAATCGCCACCTCGGCCGACCAGATCAGGGCCATTGCCGCCTCGGGGCGGGTGGCGGTGATCATCGGGTTCCAGAACGCCAACCTGTTCGAAGGCCGCATCCGGCTGGTGGAGATGTGGGCCGAACTGGGCGTGCGGGTGGTGCAGCTGACCTACAACAACCAGAATGACCTGGCCGGATCGTGCTACGAGGACGAGGATTCCGGGCTGGCCCGCTATGGCCGCCAGGTCATCAAGGAGATGAACCGCGCCGGCATTCTGGTGGATTGCAGCCATGTCGGCAACCGTTCGACCCTGATGGCGATCGAGGCATCGGAACAGCCCATCGCCGTCACCCATGCCAATGCCGACAGCCTGTTCCCCCACAAGCGCAACAAATCCGACGATGTGCTGCGTGCGCTGAAGGACACCGGCGGCGTGATCGGCTGTGCCAGCTACCGCAACATCACCGGCGACCACTACTGCAAGACCATCGAGAACTGGTGCGAGATGATCGCCCGCACGGTGGACATTGCCGGGATCGACAGCGTCGCCATCGGCACCGACCGCAGCCACAACTTCACCGCGCCGGATTACGCCTGGATGCGCACCGGCCGCTGGACACGCGGGGTCGATTACGGCGCGGGATCGGCCACCAATGCCGGCAAGGCCGCCCCGCCCGACTGGTTCCAAACCCTTGACGACATGGCCGTGATCCCCGGCGGGCTTAAATCCGCAGGCTTCGATCAGGCCGAGATCGACAAGATCACCCATGGCAACTGGCTGCGGCTGTATGCCCAGACCTTCCGCGCCTGA